The genome window TACCCTTATCCTATATGTTGCAGGTAGAGGAATTGCACAGATGATTACCGGTGGTCAGATTGTCACAGTGTATTATAAACCTTTTGCGTATCTGGGAGGATTTTTACCAGGCTTGCCTGTTCCATTTTCCATTGTTATTTTTGCAGCTGTACTGGTGCTTACCGTCATAGTTATCAAAAAAACTGCACTGGGACTCTTGATTGAGTCTATCGGGGTTAACTCTACAGGCAGTAGATTTTCAGGCATCAGTGTAGTAAAAATCAAGTTTTTAGTCTATGCATTCTGTGGTTTCTGTGCAGGCATATCGGGACTTATCATCAGCTCTATGATAAAAGCGGCAGATGGAAATAATGCAGGGGATGCCTATGAGCTTGATGCTATTCTTTCTGTTGCATTAGGCGGGAATTCCACAAGCGGAGGGAGATTTTCCATCGGAGCAAGTCTTATCGGAGCATTGATTGTACAGAGTATAACCACCACGTTATATGCATTGGGTGTATCCTCACAGGTGCTGCCGCTTATAAAGGCTATCGTTGTTATACTGATATGCCTTATACAGTCAGCAGAATTCCGCAATAAAATTCTGGGATTATTCGTTGGAGAAAGGAGTGGGCATAGTGAAAAAGCTGCAGTTTAATTCTAAATTTGTACCCATGTTGATAAATATCCTTTTGTTTGTGATGTTATTTAGTATCGGCTCTTTAAAGTATCCCTCCTTTTTTTCTTTGCAGGTATTTTTTAATCTTTTTATAGATAATTCTTACCTGATTGTTTTAGCTGTTGGTATGACATTTGTTCTCTTAATAGGTGGTATCGATATCTCAGTGGGGTCAATTTTATGTCTTGTTTGTATGGCATCCGCTTATTTGGTTGAGGTTTCAAAATTAAATCCATTTTTTGTAATGTTTTTAATGATTGTGCTTGGAGCCTTGTATGGATTGGTACAAGGGTGTCTTATACAGTTCTTTAAGATTCAGCCTTTTATTGTGACCCTTGCAGGATTGTTTTTTGGAAGAGGAGCTGCTGCATTTATCAGTATTGAAACCATCAATATTACAAATAAAGTTTATAATGATATATCGGATTATAAGATCTATATGGCGGGAGACAGCTTTATAAGAACTGGAGTTGTGATAGCCATTCTTACATTGGGAATAGCTATATTTATAGCTCATTATACCAAGTTTGGCAGGGCAGTTTATGCAGTTGGAGGAAATGAACAGTCAGCTCTCTTAATGGGACTTCCTGTAGCGAGGACTAAAGTTTTAGTATATACTATAAATGGAATTTGTGCAGCAATTGCCGGTATATTATTTACCTTCAACATCCATTCAGGATACTCTTTGCATGGTCAGG of Pseudobacteroides sp. contains these proteins:
- a CDS encoding ABC transporter permease translates to MGEILKKVHNNRLFWPLVALSLIVIFNIIFVNDFLKIEYKDGYLFGRIIDILNRAAPLMIMAIGMTLVIATGGTDLSVGTVAAISGAAVCVVLGGNFNGVPNYPFAIAIIAALIAATIAGAWNGFLVARLGIQPVVATLILYVAGRGIAQMITGGQIVTVYYKPFAYLGGFLPGLPVPFSIVIFAAVLVLTVIVIKKTALGLLIESIGVNSTGSRFSGISVVKIKFLVYAFCGFCAGISGLIISSMIKAADGNNAGDAYELDAILSVALGGNSTSGGRFSIGASLIGALIVQSITTTLYALGVSSQVLPLIKAIVVILICLIQSAEFRNKILGLFVGERSGHSEKAAV
- the yjfF gene encoding galactofuranose ABC transporter, permease protein YjfF; amino-acid sequence: MKKLQFNSKFVPMLINILLFVMLFSIGSLKYPSFFSLQVFFNLFIDNSYLIVLAVGMTFVLLIGGIDISVGSILCLVCMASAYLVEVSKLNPFFVMFLMIVLGALYGLVQGCLIQFFKIQPFIVTLAGLFFGRGAAAFISIETINITNKVYNDISDYKIYMAGDSFIRTGVVIAILTLGIAIFIAHYTKFGRAVYAVGGNEQSALLMGLPVARTKVLVYTINGICAAIAGILFTFNIHSGYSLHGQGMELDAIAATVIGGTLLTGGVGYVIGALFGTLTQGVIKNLIMFDGTLNSWWTRISVAALLCLFIIIQRILTVRRESKKVKELCR